The DNA region GATAGGTGAGGTCGAGCGCGGTGTTGAGGGTGACCGTCAGGATCACCGGCCCACCTCCCCCTGTCCCTGGTTTTGTGCTGTCGCCGGGCGCCCTGATCATGCCAAACAGAAGGCGGTTGGCCCAGACCCCCGGACCAACCGCCTGGACCACGCCTGGAGAAGGCGCGGGCGAAATCAGCCCAGCTCGGGCTCAACCACCCACGCGCCCTTGCGCATCACGCCCTTGAGCTCGAAGTCCGCGTCGAGGACGACGAGGTCGGCGTCCTTGCCGGGCTCCAGGGAGCCGACCCGGTCGTACACGCCGAGCAGCTTCGCGGGGTTGGCGGAGATGGCCTGGACGACAGACTCGACGGGCAGCCCGTCGATCGTCGCGGCGCGCTTGAACGCGCGGTCGAGGGTCAGGGTGGAGCCCGCGATGGAGCCGCCCTCGACGAGCCGGGCGACGCTGTCCTTCACCTCGACCTCCAGCGGGCCGAGCATGTAGCGCCCGTCGCCGAAGCCGGCCGCGTCCATGGCGTCGGTGATGAAGGCGACCCGCTCGGGGCCGGCGTGGTGGAAGGCGAGTTCCAGGGCGGCGGGGTGCAGGTGGGTGCCGTCGTTGATGAGCTCGACGGTGATCCGCTCGTCCTCCAGGAGCGCGGCGATGGGGCCGGGCGCGCGGTGGCCGAGGGCGGGCATCGCGTTGTAGAGGTGGGTGGCGACGGTGGCGCCCGCGTCGATGGCCGCCTGGGTCTGCTCGTACGTGGCGTCGGTGTGGCCGATCGCGGCGATCACGCCGTGCTCGGCGAGCAGCCGTACGGAGTCGAGGCCGCCGGGCAGCTCGGTCGCGAGGGTCACCATGCGGGCCTGGCCGCGCGCGGCGTCGATCAGCTTGCGCACCTCGGCGGGGTCGGGGTCGCGCAGCAGGGTCTCGTCGTGGGCGCCCTTGCGGCAGGGCGAGATGAAGGGGCCCTCGAAGTGGATGCCGGCGAGGTCGCCCTGCTCGGCGAGCTCGGAGAGCAGCCCGGCCCGCTGGGTGAGGAAGTCCATGTCGCCGGTGACGAAGGAGGCGACGACGGTGGTCGTGCCGTGCTGCTGGTGGGTGCGGACGCCGGTGAGGATCTCGTCGACGGTGCCGGAGGTGAAGGACGCGCCGCCGCCGCCGTGGTTGTGCATGTCGACGAAGCCGGGCACGAGCCAGTGGCCGGACAGATCGAGGGTTCGGGCCTCCGCGTGGGCGGCGCCCGCGATGCGGCCG from Streptomyces fradiae includes:
- the nagA gene encoding N-acetylglucosamine-6-phosphate deacetylase → MAVSTVLTGARVVLPTGTVENGRVIVENGRIAGAAHAEARTLDLSGHWLVPGFVDMHNHGGGGASFTSGTVDEILTGVRTHQQHGTTTVVASFVTGDMDFLTQRAGLLSELAEQGDLAGIHFEGPFISPCRKGAHDETLLRDPDPAEVRKLIDAARGQARMVTLATELPGGLDSVRLLAEHGVIAAIGHTDATYEQTQAAIDAGATVATHLYNAMPALGHRAPGPIAALLEDERITVELINDGTHLHPAALELAFHHAGPERVAFITDAMDAAGFGDGRYMLGPLEVEVKDSVARLVEGGSIAGSTLTLDRAFKRAATIDGLPVESVVQAISANPAKLLGVYDRVGSLEPGKDADLVVLDADFELKGVMRKGAWVVEPELG